A single region of the Clostridia bacterium genome encodes:
- a CDS encoding NAD(P)H-hydrate dehydratase, whose protein sequence is MYLALSTQIKQLDNLASSQYNMPVSLLMDNAGKSIFEAIKEDIDASCFAIFCGKGNNGGDGLKLAKYLKNDGKDVIVYLTNDPGEFGDIVFKAYNEVLNLGIEVKNYTDDVPCNCVIVDALLGVSAKGAPYGNIKSAIDKINSLNLTVISIDLPSGLNIDTGKISGSVVCADYTYTLALDKVGLNVYPGKEYAGIKRVLDIGICDDCVNQLKFKNYLTDITMAKTLLPKRKQDTHKYNFGRVGIVGGSLGMSGSVCMAANAALRCGAGLVYVFVPDEIFNIVSTKLTEAIILKESELINYFDKLDVISVGMGYCHDIKKKHIIKQITQKFLKPVIFDAGSIEYLSLNSELIKNKKCSAILTPHAKEFSRLIKMDTEEINLNRMFLTNKYSKEYNSVILLKGAATITCAIDGELRINATGNSGMATAGSGDVLSGIIAALVAQGMSNFDATSIGAYIHGLAGDILKEEKTEFGIIATDLIEYIPLAFKKIIE, encoded by the coding sequence ATGTATCTTGCTTTATCTACACAAATAAAACAGTTGGATAATCTTGCGTCTTCACAGTATAATATGCCTGTTTCTTTACTTATGGATAATGCAGGAAAGAGCATCTTTGAGGCTATCAAGGAAGATATTGACGCTTCCTGTTTTGCCATCTTTTGCGGTAAGGGTAATAATGGAGGAGATGGGCTTAAACTTGCAAAATATTTAAAAAACGACGGGAAAGATGTAATAGTTTATCTTACAAATGACCCTGGCGAGTTTGGGGATATAGTTTTTAAGGCTTATAATGAAGTTTTAAATTTAGGAATAGAAGTAAAAAACTACACTGATGATGTGCCTTGTAACTGTGTAATAGTTGATGCACTTTTAGGAGTTTCTGCTAAAGGTGCTCCATATGGAAATATTAAATCTGCTATTGATAAAATAAACAGTTTGAACTTAACCGTTATTTCTATTGACCTTCCAAGCGGACTTAATATTGATACAGGGAAAATTTCAGGAAGCGTTGTTTGTGCCGATTACACATATACTCTTGCTCTTGATAAAGTCGGGCTTAATGTTTATCCTGGAAAAGAATATGCAGGGATAAAAAGAGTTCTTGATATAGGAATTTGTGATGACTGTGTCAATCAACTAAAATTTAAAAATTACTTAACGGATATAACAATGGCAAAAACACTTCTTCCAAAAAGAAAGCAGGATACTCATAAATACAATTTTGGACGAGTAGGTATTGTCGGAGGAAGTTTAGGGATGTCAGGCTCTGTTTGTATGGCTGCTAATGCTGCTCTTCGATGTGGTGCAGGTCTTGTATATGTATTTGTTCCTGACGAGATTTTTAATATAGTTTCTACTAAACTTACCGAAGCAATTATATTAAAAGAAAGCGAACTTATTAACTATTTTGATAAACTGGATGTTATATCGGTCGGAATGGGTTATTGCCATGATATAAAGAAAAAGCATATAATAAAACAGATAACTCAGAAGTTTTTAAAGCCTGTTATTTTTGATGCAGGAAGTATTGAATATCTATCTTTAAATTCTGAGCTTATTAAAAATAAAAAGTGTTCTGCGATTCTGACTCCACACGCAAAAGAATTCTCCAGACTTATTAAAATGGATACCGAAGAAATTAACTTAAACAGAATGTTTTTAACCAATAAATATTCTAAAGAATATAATTCGGTTATTCTTCTTAAAGGAGCAGCAACAATAACTTGTGCAATAGACGGAGAACTGAGAATAAATGCCACAGGCAATTCAGGAATGGCTACTGCAGGTTCAGGAGATGTACTTTCAGGAATTATAGCAGCGCTTGTTGCTCAGGGAATGAGTAATTTTGATGCTACAAGTATAGGTGCATATATACATGGCTTGGCAGGGGATATTTTAAAGGAAGAAAAGACTGAATTCGGTATTATTGCAACCGATTTAATTGAGTATATTCCTTTGGCATTTAAAAAAATAATAGAATAG